The following are from one region of the Noviherbaspirillum sedimenti genome:
- a CDS encoding FeoA family protein, whose amino-acid sequence MKQTDIILTLEHMPLRQSCLVQTVQAPDHAPEWLRWLEEIGFIAGEQVMLMARGVPGSDPLVVRVGTSTFALRRAEAACVRVLVASQGTPQ is encoded by the coding sequence ATGAAACAGACGGATATCATCTTGACGCTGGAACACATGCCGCTGCGTCAGTCATGTCTAGTACAAACGGTGCAGGCACCGGACCATGCGCCAGAATGGTTGCGCTGGCTGGAGGAAATCGGCTTCATTGCCGGTGAACAAGTGATGCTGATGGCGCGCGGCGTGCCGGGCAGCGATCCGCTGGTGGTACGGGTAGGCACGTCCACTTTTGCACTGCGCCGGGCCGAAGCGGCCTGTGTGCGCGTACTGGTAGCAAGCCAGGGAACGCCGCAATGA
- a CDS encoding inositol monophosphatase family protein, with protein MHPMLNTAIKAARRGAAVISRASFDIDRIKVTEKQQNDFVTEVDRAAEQAIIEVLQTAYPDHAILAEESGPSANLHDENENVWIIDPLDGTTNFIHGFPQYCVSIALQHRGLITQAVVYDPVRNDLFTATKGAGAYLNEKRIRVGKRDKIADALIGTGFPYRGNMEGLEEYINMFRVMSQKCAGLRRPGAAALDLAYVACGYLDGFFEKGLQPWDIAAGSLLITEAGGIVGNFSGESEYIYQGDVLAGSPKVFGQLVSSLSPYA; from the coding sequence ATGCATCCCATGCTCAATACGGCGATCAAGGCCGCCCGCCGCGGCGCCGCAGTCATCAGCCGCGCCTCTTTCGACATCGATCGCATCAAAGTCACCGAAAAACAGCAAAACGATTTCGTTACCGAAGTCGACCGTGCCGCCGAGCAGGCGATCATCGAGGTGCTGCAAACCGCCTATCCGGATCACGCGATCCTGGCGGAAGAATCCGGCCCCTCGGCCAACCTGCACGATGAAAACGAGAATGTCTGGATCATCGATCCACTGGACGGCACCACCAACTTCATCCACGGCTTCCCGCAGTATTGCGTCTCGATCGCCCTGCAGCATCGCGGCCTGATCACCCAGGCCGTGGTGTACGATCCGGTCCGCAACGACTTGTTCACCGCGACCAAGGGCGCCGGCGCCTACCTGAATGAAAAACGCATCCGCGTGGGCAAGCGCGACAAGATCGCCGACGCCCTGATCGGTACGGGATTCCCCTATCGTGGCAACATGGAAGGACTGGAAGAGTACATCAACATGTTCCGCGTCATGTCGCAGAAATGCGCTGGCCTGCGCCGCCCGGGCGCCGCCGCGCTCGACCTGGCGTATGTCGCCTGCGGCTACCTCGACGGCTTTTTTGAAAAGGGCTTGCAGCCCTGGGACATCGCCGCAGGTTCGCTGCTGATCACCGAAGCCGGCGGCATCGTCGGCAATTTCAGCGGCGAATCCGAGTACATCTATCAGGGCGACGTGCTGGCCGGCTCGCCCAAGGTTTTCGGGCAACTGGTGTCATCGCTCTCGCCCTACGCCTGA
- a CDS encoding RNA methyltransferase — protein sequence MNLPQTDTTLFKRLRFILVETSRAGNIGAAARAMKTMGFSELVLVNPRCPEPARDEEAVAFASGAQDVLEGARIVGSIDEALSGCNFAAAVSARLREYSPPVVTPRTLAEQLAGDAGLQAALMFGNERFGLPNEAVEKCNVLINIPANPDYSSLNLAQAVQVLAYEGRMAATAGKLGDSGIGFKGEAASVEQVEGMYAHLEQALVAIDFLNPDSPKKLMPRIKRLFSRTALETEEVNILRGMARQMLAMAKSDRKEK from the coding sequence ATGAACCTGCCCCAAACCGACACCACCCTCTTCAAACGCCTGCGTTTTATCCTTGTTGAAACTAGTCGAGCTGGCAACATCGGCGCAGCGGCGCGCGCCATGAAAACCATGGGTTTTTCCGAACTGGTGCTGGTCAATCCGCGTTGCCCGGAACCTGCGCGCGACGAGGAAGCAGTGGCGTTCGCCAGCGGCGCCCAGGATGTGCTGGAAGGCGCCCGCATCGTCGGCTCGATCGACGAGGCGCTTTCCGGTTGCAATTTCGCTGCGGCGGTGAGTGCGCGTCTGCGCGAATATTCGCCGCCGGTGGTGACGCCGCGCACGCTTGCCGAGCAACTGGCGGGCGACGCCGGTTTGCAGGCGGCACTCATGTTCGGCAACGAGCGCTTCGGTTTGCCCAATGAGGCGGTAGAAAAATGTAATGTCCTGATCAATATTCCTGCCAATCCGGATTACAGCTCGCTGAACCTGGCGCAGGCGGTGCAGGTGCTGGCCTATGAAGGCCGCATGGCCGCAACCGCGGGCAAGCTGGGTGACAGCGGCATTGGCTTCAAGGGCGAGGCCGCCAGCGTCGAGCAGGTCGAAGGCATGTATGCGCATCTGGAACAGGCACTGGTGGCGATCGATTTCCTCAATCCGGACAGTCCGAAAAAGCTCATGCCGCGCATCAAGCGGCTGTTTTCACGTACCGCGCTGGAGACGGAGGAAGTCAATATTCTGCGTGGCATGGCGCGCCAGATGCTGGCAATGGCAAAATCCGACAGGAAAGAGAAATAA
- the lexA gene encoding transcriptional repressor LexA produces the protein MLKLTARQEQILNLIREAIENTGFPPTRAEIAAELGFRSANAAEEHLQALARKGAIELSPGTSRGIRLIESTTGAPGRGRNTQMALPHPALMQLALPLVGRVAAGSPILAQEHIESTYNVDPALFSAKPDFLLKVRGMSMRDAGILDGDLLAVKKTDTARNGQIIVARLGDDVTVKRYQKSGSVIELLPENPDFKPIRVNPDQEDFALEGLAVGLLRSWN, from the coding sequence ATGCTGAAACTTACCGCCCGCCAGGAACAAATCCTCAATCTGATCCGCGAAGCCATTGAAAATACGGGCTTTCCGCCAACCCGCGCTGAAATCGCCGCCGAACTGGGTTTTCGTTCGGCCAACGCCGCCGAAGAACACCTGCAGGCGCTGGCGCGCAAGGGCGCCATCGAACTCTCGCCCGGCACCTCACGCGGCATTCGCCTGATTGAAAGCACGACGGGCGCGCCGGGCCGCGGGCGCAATACGCAAATGGCGCTGCCGCACCCGGCGCTGATGCAACTCGCCCTGCCACTGGTGGGACGCGTGGCAGCGGGCTCGCCGATCCTGGCACAGGAACACATCGAAAGCACCTATAACGTCGATCCCGCACTGTTTTCCGCCAAGCCGGATTTCCTGCTGAAGGTGCGCGGCATGTCAATGCGCGATGCCGGCATTCTCGATGGTGATCTGCTGGCCGTGAAAAAAACCGATACTGCCCGCAATGGCCAGATCATCGTGGCCCGCCTGGGCGACGATGTGACGGTCAAGCGCTACCAGAAGTCGGGGTCCGTGATCGAACTATTGCCGGAAAACCCGGATTTCAAACCGATCCGGGTCAATCCGGACCAGGAGGATTTTGCCCTGGAAGGCCTGGCGGTCGGCTTGCTGCGCAGCTGGAATTGA
- the rpsF gene encoding 30S ribosomal protein S6, with protein sequence MRHYEIVFIVHPDQSEQVPAMIERYKAIVTTRGGQIHRVEDWGRRQMAYQIDKLAKAHYVCLNIECDAETLAEIETGFKFNDAVLRHLTVRLKKAETTPSPMMKAVQKEDAAKSHRSEAPAA encoded by the coding sequence ATGCGTCATTATGAAATCGTATTTATCGTGCATCCGGATCAAAGCGAGCAAGTGCCCGCAATGATCGAGCGCTACAAAGCCATCGTCACCACCCGCGGCGGCCAGATCCACCGCGTGGAAGACTGGGGCCGCCGTCAGATGGCTTACCAGATCGACAAACTGGCCAAGGCGCACTACGTCTGCCTGAACATCGAGTGCGACGCCGAGACCCTGGCTGAAATCGAAACCGGCTTCAAATTCAACGATGCTGTGCTGCGTCACCTGACCGTTCGTCTGAAGAAGGCTGAAACCACGCCGTCGCCGATGATGAAGGCTGTGCAGAAGGAAGACGCCGCCAAGAGCCATCGCAGCGAAGCGCCTGCCGCATAA
- the priB gene encoding primosomal replication protein N, which produces MNRFELQACIAERDVLRYTPAGIPIVNGRLLHTSKQVEAGVERLVEFEIAALAAGEISGRFSQAELGTSYQFNGFLARKNRNSKSLVFHIIEIIAGKNP; this is translated from the coding sequence GTGAACCGGTTCGAACTGCAGGCCTGCATTGCCGAGCGCGACGTCTTGCGCTACACACCGGCAGGCATCCCGATTGTGAATGGCAGATTGCTGCACACATCGAAGCAGGTGGAAGCAGGAGTGGAAAGGCTGGTCGAATTCGAAATTGCCGCGCTTGCCGCGGGCGAGATTTCGGGGCGATTCAGCCAGGCGGAATTGGGTACAAGTTACCAGTTCAACGGCTTCCTGGCTCGCAAGAACCGCAACAGTAAAAGCCTCGTGTTTCATATTATTGAAATTATTGCGGGAAAGAATCCTTGA